The genomic window CGTGACACTAAACATGAAGGGAATTTAAAGGATTGAGTCTCGAACGGTGATAAGTGGAGAGTAACCAACAATTACACCGCCAATGAAGTGTAAGTGCTCTGTTCTTGAGTTAACTCTTGTGACAATGGTCTAGTGCTGTTGAGGGAACCGTACGATAGTACAGCGGCCgttgaggaagaagacgatgcAGAAGGGGAATGCGAATGCGAAGAAAAGCCATGCTTCGAGCCCGGTACGAGGGCTTCTTCGAAGTTGTAAATGCGTTTAGAGATGGTGGCCACGCCTAGAGTGAGTATCAGGAATCCGAACGCGAGTCCTGGGTATAGGATTTCCGCTGTATGGGGAACCAACGAGTCGCGATAGAACATGGTGCTATTTAGAATGGTAGTCAAATTGTAGATGGAAAAGACGAATGGGTAGAGAATGGAGGTTGAAAGGTGGGACAACCCGACGTTCAATAGGTATAGCTGAGTGAGTGAGAAAGTGACCAGGATCATGAGAAGCGCTATGAAGTGAAGGGAGATGGCCCATTCTGTAACGATAACGTCTGATACGCATTTTGCAATGAGCAATGCGTGAGCGGACCATATGCCACTGGCAAACACCAAAGAGAACCCCTTAATGCCTTTACGCCTTGCAGCAAAGCCTATCACGAGGGAAAGACAAGCTAGCGTGTTTGTTAATGCAAAATAGCGCACGAAGGTCTCAGATCCAGccaattccaacaattcttgaaaagtGTGCGTCAGAGGAGTGTTAACAAACATGCACGACATCGACGCCATGATGGTGCCACCGAAACACACCAATAGCGTGGGAAAGATGGGAAACGGCTCGTACAATATCAAATGAGAAAACAGAGAATTGAAAACTAATCCAGAAGCCTGCAATGGAGCCAATATTAACAAGGGCAATGTCGCAATCTGGATGACGCAACCGAAGAGATTTGCAACAAGGAACAGACAGAATCCGAGCCTCCATGTCGTGTTCTTGTACACTAGCCGGCGTGGTGGCACCGTTATCAATCCGTGTGGATCATCTGCCGCACATTGAAACAGCACAATGCACTCAGCTTTCCGTTGAAAGACCAATCCTAGAGCCTGCAAAGCATTGGCCAGGATAGCAGCTACAACCCCAATAGCAACTACGCCAGTCATAATAACACCAATGCTAGATGATCTTTCCTAAGGGTTTCAAGGTCCGGGAAGATGAGCTAACTCTCtctcacacacacacacaaataaaaaaaaaagaaagagctCAACTGTTTGATCCAAAGGCCGATCGATTTATTCGTTCTCTACACTATCACAGTATAGGAAGAACTAGCATCAGGCAGGGGCTAGACGGAGAATCGAGTCAATTGTAATGCAATAAACCTAAGTAATAGGatccaaaaataaaacggTAGTCTGGATCCGTGAATAATCCGAACCCACAAAtccagttttttttattctctctctttccttCCACAGTCTTGTCGCAAACTTGTTTCGAAACCTGTGCGAAACGTGAACGAACTCAactcattttttttttttacttctttctGCCAATACAGGACAGGACAATAACAGTACCAATTCGGAAAGATGATGGGAGGGGAAAAGGTAAACACgcatcacgtgacacaaTACCGGGTAACAGAGggtactattattatttaattttaattttaattttttttttttttttttaatttctccCCCCTCCCCCCTTACCCCTAGTTTCCCGAAAACTTCGAGGAATTGGGAATTGGGAATTGGTAGCCTGTCAACCCATAGCAGCACAAGaattttctctctttttttttcggcGTTTACACGTCCTCTCTCTCGTACACATTCCGAACAATGTAATGTGTGTGTCTCCGAACCGCATTTTCTGATCCAACATGACACTTGTCCGAACCAGAAACAGACCGATCAGTCAAGCCTGTAGCACAACAACAATCGTACCTCAACTCTGTTCACCGAACAATCCGTACTAGGTCACCGCCAGCATACTGTGGTGTACCCACCCATACACATACAatgaataaaaaagaaaaaggaaggCAACTAGCACATCAATCGCCTATAGGCAGCGGCTGTTTGCCGCTGCCTCAATCCATTACATAACCCAATGCGGCAGCGCCCCTTCCGCTTACAGTACCACAGCGGGAAATTCTTGGGTTCTCTCAGGAATTTACTATGCAACACACACTAAGTGTGGCTACTATAACCCAATGCGGTAATGTGCCTCTTCTTTGTCAGATCATTGTCACATCTTACACTTCCAACAAAGGAAATACAAGCGGATATACAGGCGGAAATGCAGGGAATGCCCACATTGGCCGCCACTGGCAACTGTCATCATCAACGACCCGTTCGCGGTGCAATATGGGAAAAAAGTAATTCAACAGAATGAGGAATGAACGaatatgtatgtatgtatgtatgtattaCGCCCGCCAGGGCAACAAATTCCCAGCCAAGATCCAGACTCCTTCCCGATTCGCTAGTGGTCTCCCCTCTGTGCGCTGCACTCTGTGCTCTGTGCACGGGTGGcaaataaaactaaaaaaaaaggtgctgtattacccggatgaAACACACCCACCCAATCTTAAAACACATCTGAATCTatacaaaaataaaaaaaaaataggaGAGTCTTTCCACAGAGCAGCCCCGAGGcctgtctgtctgtctgcCTGTTTTGctatgaaaagaaagaaagaaagaaaggtagaaagaaagaaacaagataCCAACCATGCCCAGTCGTCTAGGTCACCGTATCTGTCGTACAACGTGACCCATATAACCACCGACTACCAACCACTGATCaagtgtgtgtatgtgttGTGTGTACTGTGTGTGTCACATTTTATTCATCGCCCGGCGCTCTTTACCCTACTATAGGCCGTTGTCACACTGTATTACATACGctaaattttttttttaatattatattttttttttttttggaaattcCCATACCCAGATTTTTGCCCGTTTGGCCATTTTTGccttttttctattttttccagtttgttgtgtttcctttctttctagGGAAACAGAGTGCAGATTTGAGTTACAGGGATCTAGATGGGCCATATTTATGGGGCAACCGCACAGGGAATTCGGCGTTattattgtatatatataaaggcggaaagaagagtagggtatatagatatatatttaagTTACTTGATTTACACGCACTAGCTAGTACTCTTTGTtatagtatatatgtatattatatatttatattgtATATTTGTAGTAGTCTTTTTCAGCGGCAATCAAAAAAGATCAGGGAAACAACCTTAAACGGTCCATATACACTCATTTTTTAGCACTACTAATTTGCGCTGACGCACACGCACTGAAGAGTTGATTCTTACTATCCAACTATTTTCCATTCCTTAACTCTCATTCCCTAAGCGTTGTTACATTTTTTGTTCAGCTTTAGTTTTAACTTACCCTTTGTCTTTCATTAATTGCAAAATACCAGAAAAcgattttcatttttcactATGGTTTCTACAAAGTCACTCTTTTTAATGTCTATTGCCGCATCGGCTGTTATTGCTGCCCCAGCTCAAGGGTCCAAGCATATTCACCACAAGGACAAGAGAGCCGCTGTGACAGTTACCCAGTACATGGACCAGAACGGTAATGTTATTGCTGATCCAGGTGCTGTTGCTACTGTTGCAGACCAGGTTGGTGAGAAGAACGTTGTCCAGGCCACTTCTTCTGCAGGCGCTCAAACTACTTTGAGCCcaaccaccaccacctctGAGGAATCTGCTCCTACTTCTACCTCGAGCTCTGCCCCATCGAGCTCATCTAGTTCCTCCGGCTCATCTAGCTCCTCTGGCTCCTCTGGCGTCGATGGTGATTTGTCCAATTTCTCTGGCCCAACTGAGGAGTTCCAGGACGGTACCATCTCATGTTCGGACTTCCCATCCGGCCAAGGTGTCGTTGCAGTTGACTGGATCGGCATGGGCGGCTGGGCCTCCATCATGGATATGGACGGTAACACCTCCAACTCTTGTAAGGACGGTTTCTACTGCTCTTACGCTTGTCAAGCCGGTATGTCCAAGACCCAATGGCCAGACCAACAACCTTCTGACGGTAAGTCCGTCGGTGGTTTGCTGTGTAAGAACGGTAAGTTGTACCGTTCCAACCAAAACTCCAAGTACTTGTGTGAATGGGGCCGTCAATCCGCCAATGCCGTGAACAAGAAGGACTCCCCTATCGCCTTGTGTAGAACTGACTACCCAGGTTCCGAAAACATGGTTGTTCCAACTGTCGTCCAAGGAAACTCCAATAAACCAATTGCCGTTGTCGACGAGGACTCATACTACAAATGGCAAGGAAAGGCCACTTCCACCCAATACTATGTTAACAACGCCGGTGTTTCCGTCGAAGACGGTTGTATCTGGGGTACTGCTGGTTCTGGTGTCGGTAACTGGGCCCCAGTCGTCTTGGGTGCCGGTTACATTAACGGTATCACTTACTTGTCTATCATTCCAAACCCAAACAACAAAGACGCTCCAAACTACTCCATTAAGATTGAAGCTGCTGATGGCGCTTCTGTTAACGGTGAGTGTTCTTACATCGATGGTAACTACTCTGGTGGTAGTGGCAGTGACGGTTGTACCGTTTCTGTTACTTCTGGTACCGccaacttcatcttctactgaggaagaagaagaagaagaagggcAAATAACCAGCCAAATTACGCAattttttatgttttttgATACCATATTTCATCCTTGTGACATAACGTCTGCACATTGTTCAGTCATTTCATCACTTTCGCTAAACCattttttaacttttatCTGAAATGCAACAAAAGTGTTATTAACGAACAAGAGGTAACGGTAACCAATACCAAACAACAGAAGAACAATTCCAttcgttattattattattgccCATGActatgttttttttttttttgtcaatTCCTTTCACAACATAACGCTTACTTCTTCCTGATGTCAGACTGAACTTTTTCATCCTTTctgatatttcaaagaataaaaaaaaagaatgataCCCTGTATTCAGTTACGACCTGTCATTACCAAACTAAAACTATAACCTATAAGACCAGTGTCTTCAATTGTTTGAAGATACCCCTCGGTGTCTTTGGTTTGGGTCTTTTTTAAacgttttatttttttttctgtctcttttcatcattttcattttacGTCCATTAGTTTTTGCCCATTCCGCTGAGAATAGCGGTAATTGACATCATTTTCATACCCCCGCCCACACAAGCTATTTGTGCTAAGAGAAattcaagttcttctcGTCAAAATcatacttttttttatcttctttttcaactcATTCGGTCACATCTCATACAACTGATAGATTTATATGGTAGAAAATTTCATATTTGGGATCATTTGAACTAGCTTTGCTATtcatatatgtatatatatgggtttggttttctatattattattttataaaTGTGCGTTGTATTGTATAACTATTCTATATCACATtaaaaaaaggttttttatttctaatattcttctttttcggGTTGTTAGTTAAGTTACTtaattgtttgtttgtttgtttgtttgttcatTATTCGACAACAGGTTCGTGCTCAGATTGCTCCTCTGGAGGTGGAACAAATGGACCAGCAAGTGCTAAAGCAGGCTCATCGATATTGTGATGAGAGTAAGATAATACACCAATACCACCTGCATCTAATAAGTAGTTAGGATTATCGACTAAATGTCTAAATGTCTTTAATGGAACATCCGCAACGGTTTCGTCATGGTACGTTGGCTCGGCTGGGTCAAAACTCTTATCGTATGCCACTTCAACACCAGACTTGATCCACAAAGCAGCAAAGTAACGCAAAGCGTGACCGTGTGCAAACACCATTATATCGCTTTCACGACCTTCCTTCTGGTGTTGACGGTGCaagttttgaattcttGCAATGACACGTGACAACCGGCAACCAATTTGCTGGGTAGTTTCACCATTCTCGCACCCATCGCGCCAGATTTTCCATGGTCTCTCCTGGTCCAAGCCACGAGATTTTCTTAGCTGGACGATCTCATGGGTCAACAGACCCTCGTAATCACCGTACTCCCACTCTCTCAAGTCCTCATCGACAACAATCCTAATTTTTGAACGTTGTTCTTCAGTCAGACTTTCTAACACAAGACCAACAGTTTGTCTAGCACGTTGACGTGGAGAGGTAAAGATGTAAGTGATGTGATCTGGATTGATAAACTTATGGCCAAAAATTGCCTGACCAGTTCTCTTCATTTGAGCCACACCGTATGGTGTCAATGGAATATCAGTCAGACCAGTAAATTGCCCAGATTTTGACCATTCGGTTTGTCCATGACGAACAATAATACAACGGGGAGTGACTTTACTCATTGGGAAAGGGTAGCTTATTATTTAGCGTGTTCAGTGGCTTGTGCAACTGCAGTACTAGTAACCAAGTATCATATTTCTAAATTACAAGGGTCCATCTGATTAGTTGTGTCAGTTCATTCGAAATGCCCATTTCTTATATACGTCAATTCTCAGTAGTCTTTTTTTCcggaagaaaaaaaaaacgagTTGAAGCAGTTCATGCGCATAGCACAGAGACGAAGCAGACTACACTATGTACAACCAGCATCAACATTATTGTTTGTATCTATTCTAACACCAATCGTTTGTATTACTACTGCTTTTGACACCACGCGTTGTAATGATTGTTTAAAATAAGCGGCTGATTTCGGCCGAACTGCACCGGAGAAACTGTTAAGCACGCAAAAAATGTCGAATATACTTTATATATCCGGCcgaaaaattcaaacaaaagagtCAGACTGTGACTACACAGTGACATAGCGATGTGATAGTAGTATACAGATAGCCTAGCTACAGGAGATATAGGTGGTAAGGATACGTAAAAACCGGCCGAGAagacttttttttaaaactTAAACTTCGCAAAAGGGTGTGGAAAAAGTCAGCGCGTGACCAAAGTAAAGGCATTGAATGAATGGATAATCTATTCCTTCTTAGCTTCGAAGTGGAATTGGATTCCCCAaagttctttcttgatACCGAACATGCTGGCCAAGAACTTGTTTTCAGGAAGCTTATAGCTCTCGATCATGCTGAATCCCTTTCTGGCTAATGTCTTTTTAGTGTCCTTTTCGAAAGAGTAAACGTCAATCAATAGTTTCATAGATTTGCCGTGCTTGTATTTTGGATGTTCCTTTTGGTAGTTCTTGGTACGGATCAAAGCCCAGTCGATAAGGTCTTCTAGTATTCCACTCTTCAAGTAAACACGACGAGCACCAATGGTGGAGACGCCCATAACCAATGAATCCGGCTTGCTCAAGGTTTTGTTCTCCAAAATCGACACCAAGGCGATTGGGGTGTCACGGTACACAATGATTTCGGTGTTTTCCAATGCAGTTTTGTCCTGGATCTCGCCTTGGGCCAACTTCATCAAATCAACCCCATAAATGATTTGTCCCTTGGTGTCCACGATCAACTTGGACTTTCTCTTGAAAACGATCTCAGTGACCTTCGACAATAGCGAGATCACACTAGATGCACTGATGATAATCACCAAAAAGAACGTCACCAActccttcttgttcatcaaGAAGTATTGGTACAACCAACCAGTAACGTGGTTCGCATGTCCAGGGAAATGCGACTGCGATGCCAAGAAGATCACACCGCACACCAAGGTGGAGAAAATGGTTACCGGGTGCCAGAATAGCCTCTTATTGAGCAATGCACACTGTTGCTTCACAAAATCAACCGAAAGGTTCAAGGCTGCATTCGAATACTCTGGCTTCAATGTCGTACCGTATATCGTGGGTGGCGCATCTTTATCGATTGGCTCATTCAAACGAGCATCCGCTTGCTTTACTACTGGCATCTATTATTTCAACAATGGTATAGCTATCtgcaaaatatcaaaactaATAATGCCTCTAAGTTCTATGGTCCTAActtagcttcttctctgcaattaaaaacaatataaCTGAATAATTATAACGGCTGCTAAAAACCGTAAAACTTAGTCTTCCCATAAGTGTTAAATCCTTTATACAGAACAAAATTATTACTGCATCgcctcttcttttattcGGTCAAGATTCGATCGTTTCTTTCAAATTACAAAAATTACAACAGAAAACGCAGCAGAAAAGGCTTTACGAAAACGCCACGAAACAGTTAGCAAGACGCTTGTTTAGCATAAAAGAAGCAATGAGACGCCCATTGAAGCCCACACTATACTGCAAAACGATGTCAATATCCATGAGTCTACATTATCACATCGAGCCAACGTCTTTTTCTACATCTATACAGCGATACAAAGTATAGAAATTTGCGAACAAACGCCGACTCATTCGTTCGTTCTTAGctctctttatttttttttttttttttttcctttgcttcttcttcttcttcttcttctaccaAATTTTTCAGCcttaattattattatattgtaATTAAAACGAAACTAGACCACATGGTAGTGGTAATTGTAGCATGGCTGAAACAGGGCCAGGTCACATGACCGAATTGGGTGCCATGAACTTTTGGTGCTGACTTGAGTTCCCAGAGGTATCATCAATCATTGACAGGCATTCTGGATGTACTCGTAGTAGAAAGCGATCATGTTGAGATACGAATCGGCTGGCATGGTTTCGTTAACACCATGTATGTGACCTTCTAGTACTGCGTTTTGGATAGAGAATCTGTAGCGGAAGATGTTTTTGGTCAGATTCCAATACTTTGCAGTGTCAGTATTTCCTGTAGTAATGGAAGGTGCGACTACGACTTTTGCGCCAGGGTATGTAATATCTTCGAGGATGTGTCTGACTGTTCCGGCGAAAGTATCCCAGACAGGGTTGCCGGTGGTAGGAGTGATTGGGGCGGGTTCTAGACATTCTGTTGTGTCGTATACGAAGGATCCAATTCCAGCATTGTCCTGAATGATCACCTCGTCTTTGATAGTTAGACCGAGGCCATATTTCTGTGCGATGGCAGTGACCtgtttcttgattttgtcTTGGGTCTGTTGGCAGGTGGATCCGATATTAATTCTGTGGTTTATGAAGAGGGTGGATAGTTCGGGCAAGGCGTTGACCTTAATTCCGCTGTGGAAAATATCTGCTGCCTGGGTTGTCTTGGCTAGCCACTTGAATTTGGTGTTGCCGTTGACCCATTCGACGACGTTTTTGTTTGCGTCTTTATCGTGCTCAAACTTTGCAATGTCGTCTCTTGGTAATCCGATATCATCTTTTGTAGTATGCTCCACCATGCAGTATAGATACTTCAAGAATGGATTGCTGACATCGATGTAGGGCTCGAAAGGTTCCGACTCTATGGTGTGAATTAGGTCTGCCATGATGCCAATACCTGTGTTTTCCGGTGGGGCAGAGGAATGACCGCCCTTGGTGTTCAATTGAATTACAGAGTTGATGGAGCCCTTTTCACCAACGGCTGGCAAGGCGAAGTAGGTATCATCCAGCTTCTCTACTGCGTTACCACCTTCGTCCACAATTGCGTAGATACCATCAGGCCCAAACTTCTCCAGTAAGAACTCATTGATAGTCTGGGCACCGTATCCGCCTCCAACTTCCTCATCGAACCCAAACGCTAGTACCAAAGTCCGTTTTGGCGTCACACCTTCTTTGATCAACAATTCGATGGACTCTAACACAGAATTGACAACCGACTTACAGTCGGACACACCTCTGCCGTACACATTTGTACCGTCGTAAACTCCGTCGTATGGAGGATACTCCCATTGGTCTAGGGTCTCTGCGTTCACTGGAACAACGTCCTGGTGGCCGGCCAATACCAATGGCTTCAAGGATGGCTCAGAGCCCTCCCAGATGTAAACCATACTGTACTCATATTTAGTTTTCTCCACCTTCAACACCTTGTAGACTTCTGGATAAGTCTTGCGGAAGTACTCGTGCAACCTGGTGAAGTTCTTGTACTGTTCTGGATACTCTGATGGGTCCAAATGCGTATCGAAGGACTCTGTTGGGATTCTAACGGATCCCAATAACTTTTCAACTGCCTGAACACGGTATTCAGGATCATATGTAATTACTTCGACCGTTCCATTACCGTTACCGTTTTTGTACGATGGTGGTTGGACACTCGCTGGATTGTCACACTTAGGTCCCAAAACCGATGAAGACTGCTGATGGGCCTCAGTCAGGTGTTGGTACCCTAAATGAAACGATGCTACAGACAAAGCTAAAATAGCAAGGACCAGAAACTTGACTTTGTGGGTCCCATCGGGAGCATGAATACCGTCTTTAAGAGCCATTGTCACGACGCAGTTGCAATTGACCCTATCTTATTTCTTTACTTCTCTTACGTTCCCTTTAAGACTGACTGTACTACAGATAGTTTAGTCCTAGTCTTGGCActgtattatatatatatatatatatacatagaGATACACATATACCCACCTTACGACCGCAATGGGTATTAAGGGTGGTGTTAGTGGAGCATGAGAGATCTGTATGTACCCAAAAAATCTTGGCTGTAAAAACAAGCTCGGACTACACTTTGctgctctttcttttcttttgtccTTCCTGTTTCCATTGTTGCAAccattattatcattattcaCTGTCTTCTGGCGGTTTGGGGAGTCATCCCATCCCAAGTTGGAAAACTGACAGCGAAAATAAAAATCTGACAGGCATTTTACAGATACAGACACATATAGAGAGTAGGTAGAGTTGTTAGAATGATATATAATAGCTACTATTGGGAGATGGATGAACAGtagcaacagcagcagcaggagccgtagtaatagtaatagtaatagtaatggTGCTGCTAAGAAGTAGTAAATttagttatttttttttttatttttatttttatttttggagggagaatttttggttttgggtTTGAGTTCGAGTTCTTGTGCAATCCTTGATCAGGTCGATAGCTCCTTAATGTTGTTTACTGGTGGATCGGAGTCGACCGTGGTTGTTGTTCCATCGGCGACAACCGAATTTTCCTCGCTATCgttgtattttttcaatctttcaaGGGTCAGGGAGCCCAAGTCAGAGCCGGTAGTCAAAATGGCTCTTGGAACCGAATCTGTCTCTTTCAAATTGGTGTCGTATTTTTCCGAAACTGTCTTGTATGCCGTAGAGTACGTCTCCTTTGCAGTCGAAATCGCATGAGTGTATGTCTCCTTGGCTGGCTTGACCAGGGTATCGTATTTAG from Kluyveromyces marxianus DMKU3-1042 DNA, complete genome, chromosome 6 includes these protein-coding regions:
- the UTH1 gene encoding SUN domain-containing protein, whose product is MSIAASAVIAAPAQGSKHIHHKDKRAAVTVTQYMDQNGNVIADPGAVATVADQVGEKNVVQATSSAGAQTTLSPTTTTSEESAPTSTSSSAPSSSSSSSGSSSSSGSSGVDGDLSNFSGPTEEFQDGTISCSDFPSGQGVVAVDWIGMGGWASIMDMDGNTSNSCKDGFYCSYACQAGMSKTQWPDQQPSDGKSVGGLLCKNGKLYRSNQNSKYLCEWGRQSANAVNKKDSPIALCRTDYPGSENMVVPTVVQGNSNKPIAVVDEDSYYKWQGKATSTQYYVNNAGVSVEDGCIWGTAGSGVGNWAPVVLGAGYINGITYLSIIPNPNNKDAPNYSIKIEAADGASVNGECSYIDGNYSGGSGSDGCTVSVTSGTANFIFY
- the PHO86 gene encoding Pho86p translates to MPVVKQADARLNEPIDKDAPPTIYGTTLKPEYSNAALNLSVDFVKQQCALLNKRLFWHPVTIFSTLVCGVIFLASQSHFPGHANHVTGWLYQYFLMNKKELVTFFLVIIISASSVISLLSKVTEIVFKRKSKLIVDTKGQIIYGVDLMKLAQGEIQDKTALENTEIIVYRDTPIALVSILENKTLSKPDSLVMGVSTIGARRVYLKSGILEDLIDWALIRTKNYQKEHPKYKHGKSMKLLIDVYSFEKDTKKTLARKGFSMIESYKLPENKFLASMFGIKKELWGIQFHFEAKKE
- the CPS1 gene encoding M20 family metallopeptidase codes for the protein MALKDGIHAPDGTHKVKFLVLAILALSVASFHLGYQHLTEAHQQSSSVLGPKCDNPASVQPPSYKNGNGNGTVEVITYDPEYRVQAVEKLLGSVRIPTESFDTHLDPSEYPEQYKNFTRLHEYFRKTYPEVYKVLKVEKTKYEYSMVYIWEGSEPSLKPLVLAGHQDVVPVNAETLDQWEYPPYDGVYDGTNVYGRGVSDCKSVVNSVLESIELLIKEGVTPKRTLVLAFGFDEEVGGGYGAQTINEFLLEKFGPDGIYAIVDEGGNAVEKLDDTYFALPAVGEKGSINSVIQLNTKGGHSSAPPENTGIGIMADLIHTIESEPFEPYIDVSNPFLKYLYCMVEHTTKDDIGLPRDDIAKFEHDKDANKNVVEWVNGNTKFKWLAKTTQAADIFHSGIKVNALPELSTLFINHRINIGSTCQQTQDKIKKQVTAIAQKYGLGLTIKDEVIIQDNAGIGSFVYDTTECLEPAPITPTTGNPVWDTFAGTVRHILEDITYPGAKVVVAPSITTGNTDTAKYWNLTKNIFRYRFSIQNAVLEGHIHGVNETMPADSYLNMIAFYYEYIQNACQ
- the SHB17 gene encoding sedoheptulose-bisphosphatase, which gives rise to MSKVTPRCIIVRHGQTEWSKSGQFTGLTDIPLTPYGVAQMKRTGQAIFGHKFINPDHITYIFTSPRQRARQTVGLVLESLTEEQRSKIRIVVDEDLREWEYGDYEGLLTHEIVQLRKSRGLDQERPWKIWRDGCENGETTQQIGCRLSRVIARIQNLHRQHQKEGRESDIMVFAHGHALRYFAALWIKSGVEVAYDKSFDPAEPTYHDETVADVPLKTFRHLVDNPNYLLDAGGIGVLSYSHHNIDEPALALAGPFVPPPEEQSEHEPVVE